Part of the Bradyrhizobium sp. SZCCHNS1050 genome, TGTCGGCCGCCGCAGCGGCCTCCGTCGCAGCCTTGGACTTTGCAGCAGTCACGCCAGACGGACGCGGGGGCCGAGGATCGGCGTCTCCCATCGGGCACCTCCCAGAACGACACTTTGGTTTGTTGGCGATCGTTCGTTTTTTTAGAAGATTAAGCCAATTGAGCAGCAACGGCAACCGCGCGGCTTGATCCAGGACAAGGACTTGGGCCGGGCTGTCGTCCGATCATCCGCGCGGATCTGCTCACCGCGCCTGGCCCGGGGGGCTAGCCCGCGCCCGCTCCGGATCGAAAAGGGAAAGATTTCGCATGCTCCGCCGCATCGCTCTTGTCGCCGTTCTCGCCTGCCTGGCACCGAGCGCCCGCGCGCTCGACGGAAATCCGGCCGCCGGGAAAAGCATCTTCCAGCGCATCTGCCAGAACTGCCACTCTGCCGAGATCGGCGTCAACAAGGTCGGCCCGAGCCTCTGGAACATCGTTGGACGGCAGCCAGCGGCTGTGCCGGACTACGCCTATTCGGAGAGCATGAAAAAGAACAATGCGCCTTGGACCGCGACGGCACTGGATGCCTATATCGCCGATCCTCGCGGGGACGTTCACGGCGTCAAGATGTATTTCAAAGGATTGGCGGACGCGAAGGAGCGGGCCGACGTCGTCGCCTATCTGTCGACTCTGAAATAGCGTAGCCGGGGAAGCTGGCGACTTTGCCGACGCTGCAGGCCGCGCCGTTGGAAAAGAGCCGCTCACCGATTACGACTGGCATCGTTGGCGCGCTGGCCCAGGGCATCATCGCTATGAGCGGGTTGGGTGTCGGGCCGGCGTTTCTGCAAGCGGTTTCGAGGCTGCGGGTACCAGGCATGTCACGATGAGCTTGGATCACCCTTCTTTCGAAGCGAAAGCTTCAGGGCGGCGCCTCCAATTCGCGAATCCTCGATCCATAGTCGGCCATCATAGAGGCTGGTCAGGTCGCGGGCGATCGCCAGACCGAGCCCAGTGCCGGGCTTCGCGTCGTCAAGTCTCGTGCCCACGTCGAACACGCGCATTCGATGCTCGACTGGAATGCCGGGCCCGTCGTCCTCAACCGTGATCAAGACGGTGCTGTCGAGATCCTCGATCGAAATCACGACGCGGTCACGTGCCCATTTTGCCGCATTGTCGAGCAGGTTGCCGAAGAGTTCGGTCAGATCGTTGGTATCGCAGGCAACGACGACGTCGGTTGCTCCTTCGACTTCGAACCGCCGGTCGTGCCCCGGGCTGAATCGCGAGTAGGTATTGATGACGCTCCTCAAGACGTCTGCGACGACCGTAAACGCACCTGCATTCGCGATCGTGGAGGCCTTTGCGCGCGCCGTCTGGTAGTCGATGAGCAGCGCCATTCGCGAGCACTGCTCCGACAGAATCTGAGCGTGGATCTCCTGACCGGACGCTTTCAGCCGTGCTGCCTCCTCGTCGAGAATTGCCAGAGGTGTCTTCAGCGCGTGTGCAAAACTTCCTGCGAGTACGCGAGCGCGATCGACCATGTTGAGATTTGCCGCAATCATTCCGTTCAGCTCGGTGACGAGCGGCATGATTTCCTCCGGCAGGTCCTCAGGCAGCCTTGAGGTCTTGCCGCTACGCACGTCCACGATGGCGCGACTCATGCGCTGGAGCGGCCGCAGGCCGTAAACGACCTGAGCGTAGGCGGTGCCAACCATGGCGAGGGCCATGATACCAAGCGTCGCTATCAGCGTCAGATTGAGGTGCTGCATCTCGTCACTAATCAGTCGCTCGTCTGCACCGACACGGATTTCGACGGGTTGCCCGAGGCGAGACGGCTCGCTGATGTTTCGGACCATGCGCATCGGCCCAGTCGGTCCCTCCACACTAAGCGCCGTGGAGGAGGGCAGGGAACCCTCGCGACTCTGGTCGGGCGTGAATGAAAGGAAAAGGTCATCCTGCAACGACGGCGAGCGCGCGCTTTCGCCGTTCTGCAGGATGACCTGCCAATACATTCCGGACCGGGCAGGGGAGAAACGCGGATCGCTCAGATCGCGGGCGATGAACAGCCGCTGCGTGGCGTCGAGTTCCACGAGATCGGCGAGCTCGCGGGCGTGATCCAGCAGGTCATGATCGAAGTGGGCCTCGACGACACGGCGAATGACGATCGAGAGCCCGAGCCCGCTGGCGAACAAGACGATGGAAATCCAGATCGCGGCGACCGCGAGCATCCGGGCTCGGAAGTTGCGGCTGAACATTGCTCTACCCGAAGCGATATCCCATGCCTCTGACGGTGCGAATGCAGTCACGCCCCAGCTTCCTCCTGAGCCGGGCAATGTAGACTTCGACCGTATTGGAGTCGCGATGGTCGCTGCTCGGATAGATGTGCTCCAGCAGCTCGGTCTGCGACACGATATGATCGGCGCGGCGCATGAGGAGTTCGAGAACGCGCAACTCGAGTGCAGTCAGGTCGACGATCTCCCCGTCCTTCTTGACCAGGCCGGCCGCCGCGTTGAATTCGATCTGCCGGAGGCGGAGCACGGCGTCCGGTCTGCTGGAGACCCGACGGAGCAGCGATTTGACCCGCGCGACGAGCTCCTGCGCCTTGAAGGGCTTTTCGAGATAGTCGTCCGCGCCTGCGTTCAGGCCGTTCACACGCTCGACCCAGCCGCTGCGGGCGGACAGGATCAGCACCGGCAGCGTGTGCCCGGTATGACGCCAGCGTTGCAGCACGTCGAGGCCCGAAATGCACGGCAGGCCGAGGTCGAGCACCGCGGCATCATAGGGCTGGCTGTTGCCCAGCATCCAGCCCTGCTTGCCATCGGTGGCGAGATCCGCCTCGAAACCGGCATCGGCCAGGCTTTCCCTGATGCGCTCCGCGTAGATGGGCTCGTCCTCTATGAGCAGAATGCGCATTGCCATTCCTCCGGTTGCCGAACGGGTTCCGACGATGCGGACACGCTGATCGGGCCTCGAACGCTATGGATTGATCCCGAGCTCTCTGGCTGCGTCAGCGATGCGCGTGCGCTCCGGGACGTCCTCCGCAAAGACCGACAGTGCGCGTTGCAGCGACTGTTTCGCCGCCTCGACATCGCCCAACACCACCCGCGAGCGGATCAACTTGATCCAGCCTTCTGCATCGCGCGGTGATTGCTCGAGTCGGCTCGCAAGGCCATCCACCATGCCCCGGATCATGAGGTTGCGGTCCTGTGTGGACATGCTTTCCGCCTTGCGGATGTCCTCGGCGCGGGGGCCGCGCGGCTCCGCCGGCTCGGTCGCGGAGGTCTTGCCGGAGCGCAGGAGTTCCTGCATGCGCTCGGCGGACAGGTTCGGCCGGGCAGGCGATGGCGAGCCGCCGTCCTCTCCGAGCTCGCGACGAAGCGCGCCGAGCCGCTGCTTGAGATCGGGCAGCCACGGCTCGTTCGGATCGGCCTCCGATACGATCGCCGCCCAGTCGGCCATCGCACCCCGTTTGTCTCCCTCCTGTTCTTTCACGACGCCGATGAAGAAGCGGGCGCGCGCGTCCTTGGGATCCAGTTTGAGTGCTTCGTCGAAGTCCGCGCGGGCTTCGGACGTGACGGTGCCGTCCGCCGCCCGCACCAGCGCTTCGCCGCGTGCGCTGCGGTATTCTGCCGAGCTTGGCCGCAGCTCCATTGCGCGCGCATAGGCCTGTGCCGCCTCTGCAAAGCGCTCGATGTTGAACAGCGACCAGCCCAGCAGCCGCCATCCGTCGGCATCCTTGGGATTCCGCTCCAGTCTCGTCTGCACACGCTGGATCATCTCTTCGACCGGCGGCAGTCCGCTGCTCTGCTGCGGTCGGTCGCGACCGTCCTGGCTGGTCATCTGCTCCAGCGAGGCAATGGCCTGGGTGCCGGCGTCGGATCGCGCCTCGCCAACCGACCTCGCCGTGGTGCTGCTGGCGGTCTGGCCCGGTCCGGCCGCGGGGACATCCGGATTTCCGACAACCGCATACAGACCGACGGAGCCGAACACCACCGTCAGCGTGACGACACTGAGCGCAAATTTTCGTTCGGAGCTGGCGAGGGAGGGCGCCGGCGGCTGTTCGGCGGCCGCTGCGGCGAGAATGCGCCGCTTGATCTCGCTGGCCGCGTTCTCGCCATCCGACTTGTCGATCAGGCCGCGTGCGGTTTCGTTCTCGATCTCGCGGAGCTGGTCGTGGTGGACGGCAAGTCCCTGAGCCGAAGCCAACCGTCTCCGCTCGTAGCTGCGGATGAATGGCGTCGATATGAGCACGGCGGCCACGGAAATCATCGCCGTCAGGATCAGCCACAGCATCATGAAAGGCTCCGTCGATCGAGGATCGCCTCGATGGCTTCGAGTTCGTCGGCGCTGAGCGGAGCGACGTGCTCCGCCTCGGGCGCACTCGCATTGGCTGCCGCCCGGCGCACGTAGCGGCCGAAGCCGACGGCGGCCGTGAGCAGGGCGAGCAGGGGACCGATCCACAGCGCGATGGTATTCCACTGCAAGGGAGGCTTGAGCAGGACGAAGTTGCCGTAGCGTGCGACCAGGAAGTCCACCGCCTGCCGGTCGCTGTCGCCGGCCTGCAGGCGATCGCGCAGCAGCACCCTCAGATCATGCGCCAATGGAGCGTTGGAGTCGTCAATGCTCTGATTTTGACAAACGACGCAGCGCAGCTCCTGGCCCAGCGCGCGCGCGCGGGCCTCCAGTCCCTCGTCGCGCAACATTTCGTCGGGAAGCACCGCACGAGATGGCGACCATGTCGCCGTCAGCACGAGCGAGCTGACGAGCAGCGCTTCGGCCGCGCGCTTGATCCGCCGGCAGTTCATGACTCGCTCCTGAGTGCCTTCAGCAGAGGTTCGAAATCGTCACGCCATACATCTTCGGTCAGCGGGCCGGGATAGCGGAAGCGGATGCGGCCGGCCCGATCGATCACGAAGGTTTCGGGAACGCCGGTCACGCCAAGATCGATGCCGGCCCGGCCGGACTCATCGGAGCCGACACGGGCATAGGGACTGCCATGCTTGGCAAGCCAACGTTTGCCGTCGTTCCGATCGTCCTTCCAGTTCAGCCCATAGATCGGGATCGCGGAGCTCTCTGCGAGCTTGAGCAGCATGGGATGCTCGACGCGGCATCCAGGGCACCAGGATGCGAAAACGTTGAGCAGGACCACGTCGCCCTGCAGGTCGGTATTGGCAAGACCGCCGCCCTTGCCGTCGAGCGACGCGAGCTGGAAACGCGGCGTCGGCTTGTCGATCAGGGTCGAGGGCATTCGCTGCGGATCGTTGGTCAGGCTGAAAGCCAGTCCAGCGGCCAGTGCGGCGAAAGCCACGAGAGGTATGAGATAGGGGAGGCGCGGCATATCTCGTCCTATTCAGCAGGAACGGCAGTCGGTACGGCCCGCATCGCCCGTCGCGGAGCACCGACACGAAATCTCCGGTCGGCCAGCGAGATGAAGCCGCCGAAAGCCATCATCAGTGCGCCGATCCAGACCAGCGGCACCAGAGGGTGATAGTAGCAGCGCACCGCCCACGCGCCCTTGTCGTCGGGATCACCGAGCGTCACGTAGACGTTCCAGATCAGGTTGGTTCGAATGCCAGCGGCGGTCGTCTGCTGCTGTCTGACGGGATAGAAGCGGCGCTCGCTGGAAAGCTGCGTGAACGGCTTGCCGTTCCGCGTGATGTCGAACGTGCCACGCTCGGCTTCGTAGTTGGGGCCTGGAAATTTTCCGATCGAGCGCAGCTTAATGTCGTAGCCCGCGAGCTGCAGGCTCTGGCCCGGCCGCAGCATTTGCACCTTCTCGCTGGCCCACGCGGTCATCCCGGTAATGCCTGCGACGGTGACGCCCATTCCCGCATGGGCCAGCACCAGGCCGTAGACCGCGAGCGGGGTGGTGCGCGCGAGGTTGAGCGAGGTCGCCAAGGGAGTCGTCATGCCGAGGCGGACGCGATGAGCCAGCACCATTAGCGAGCCGATCACGAGCCAGACGGCGATGCCGAAGAAGAACGCAACCAGGAAACGCTGTCCGAACGTCGCGACGAGGATCGCGACGGCAATGAATGCCGCAAGTCCCCCGGCCAGGCGGAGTCGTTGCAGGGCCGCAACGAGGAGATCGCGCTTCCATTTCAGAACCGGGCCGATCACCATGGCAAGCAGCAGCGGAACCATGATCGGAACGAACGTCAAGTTGTAGTAGGGAGGACCGACGGAGATCTTGTCGTTTCCGAGCATGTCGACGAGGAGCGGGTAGAACGTGCCGAGAAACACGGTGGCCACGGCTGCCGTGAGCAGCACATTGTTGAGGACGAGGCCGCTCTCCCGGCTGACGGCTGCGAACAGCGCACCGTGCTTCAGGCT contains:
- a CDS encoding HAMP domain-containing sensor histidine kinase — its product is MFSRNFRARMLAVAAIWISIVLFASGLGLSIVIRRVVEAHFDHDLLDHARELADLVELDATQRLFIARDLSDPRFSPARSGMYWQVILQNGESARSPSLQDDLFLSFTPDQSREGSLPSSTALSVEGPTGPMRMVRNISEPSRLGQPVEIRVGADERLISDEMQHLNLTLIATLGIMALAMVGTAYAQVVYGLRPLQRMSRAIVDVRSGKTSRLPEDLPEEIMPLVTELNGMIAANLNMVDRARVLAGSFAHALKTPLAILDEEAARLKASGQEIHAQILSEQCSRMALLIDYQTARAKASTIANAGAFTVVADVLRSVINTYSRFSPGHDRRFEVEGATDVVVACDTNDLTELFGNLLDNAAKWARDRVVISIEDLDSTVLITVEDDGPGIPVEHRMRVFDVGTRLDDAKPGTGLGLAIARDLTSLYDGRLWIEDSRIGGAALKLSLRKKGDPSSS
- a CDS encoding c-type cytochrome produces the protein MLRRIALVAVLACLAPSARALDGNPAAGKSIFQRICQNCHSAEIGVNKVGPSLWNIVGRQPAAVPDYAYSESMKKNNAPWTATALDAYIADPRGDVHGVKMYFKGLADAKERADVVAYLSTLK
- a CDS encoding cytochrome c-type biogenesis protein → MNCRRIKRAAEALLVSSLVLTATWSPSRAVLPDEMLRDEGLEARARALGQELRCVVCQNQSIDDSNAPLAHDLRVLLRDRLQAGDSDRQAVDFLVARYGNFVLLKPPLQWNTIALWIGPLLALLTAAVGFGRYVRRAAANASAPEAEHVAPLSADELEAIEAILDRRSLS
- a CDS encoding response regulator transcription factor, whose product is MRILLIEDEPIYAERIRESLADAGFEADLATDGKQGWMLGNSQPYDAAVLDLGLPCISGLDVLQRWRHTGHTLPVLILSARSGWVERVNGLNAGADDYLEKPFKAQELVARVKSLLRRVSSRPDAVLRLRQIEFNAAAGLVKKDGEIVDLTALELRVLELLMRRADHIVSQTELLEHIYPSSDHRDSNTVEVYIARLRRKLGRDCIRTVRGMGYRFG
- a CDS encoding DsbE family thiol:disulfide interchange protein, coding for MPRLPYLIPLVAFAALAAGLAFSLTNDPQRMPSTLIDKPTPRFQLASLDGKGGGLANTDLQGDVVLLNVFASWCPGCRVEHPMLLKLAESSAIPIYGLNWKDDRNDGKRWLAKHGSPYARVGSDESGRAGIDLGVTGVPETFVIDRAGRIRFRYPGPLTEDVWRDDFEPLLKALRSES
- the ccmI gene encoding c-type cytochrome biogenesis protein CcmI, coding for MMLWLILTAMISVAAVLISTPFIRSYERRRLASAQGLAVHHDQLREIENETARGLIDKSDGENAASEIKRRILAAAAAEQPPAPSLASSERKFALSVVTLTVVFGSVGLYAVVGNPDVPAAGPGQTASSTTARSVGEARSDAGTQAIASLEQMTSQDGRDRPQQSSGLPPVEEMIQRVQTRLERNPKDADGWRLLGWSLFNIERFAEAAQAYARAMELRPSSAEYRSARGEALVRAADGTVTSEARADFDEALKLDPKDARARFFIGVVKEQEGDKRGAMADWAAIVSEADPNEPWLPDLKQRLGALRRELGEDGGSPSPARPNLSAERMQELLRSGKTSATEPAEPRGPRAEDIRKAESMSTQDRNLMIRGMVDGLASRLEQSPRDAEGWIKLIRSRVVLGDVEAAKQSLQRALSVFAEDVPERTRIADAARELGINP